A window from Nitrospira sp. encodes these proteins:
- a CDS encoding NFACT family protein, with product MALTATEITQVVAELAPALIGGWIQKAYQPTSRTVVLEIRTPGHTHRLLLSAHPASTRIHLITHALQNPPAPPPFCQYLRAHLHGARVDDLRQEGRDRIVALSLTTKAGPQRLIAELTGNRANLLVLDFERRLLRDLNRSTDMYGTPYQTPALSAGAGPRERDTRFAADAHGPCGLSAAIESYYDEKESTDNSAAVRDARANQIRKAIKKQGRRVEAWRSDLVKAEKYRHYARYGELLKANLGTIKKGLESIVVVDYFDEALPQLTIPLDPTKSAQGNMDDYFRKQRKHATAERELLPRIARGEAEIDALRRELSAIEQGTWQPAPVKPSTTAPTRQRDRLTANERPEERRGPFRRFTSSDGLPIFVGRNARENDELTFGLAKSDDLWLHARGTPGSHVVVRLEKGSDPPPETIRDAATLALLYSDLKKSGKGEVIYTRRKWVKKAKGQAPGAVTVTQDKSLHVSLDKKRLDALKTRSAQD from the coding sequence ATGGCACTGACGGCGACAGAAATTACCCAGGTCGTAGCTGAACTGGCTCCGGCGCTGATCGGAGGCTGGATCCAAAAAGCCTATCAACCGACATCACGGACGGTCGTGCTGGAAATCCGAACGCCCGGACACACGCATCGCCTGCTGCTCTCGGCCCATCCCGCATCGACGCGCATTCACCTGATCACTCATGCGTTGCAGAATCCGCCAGCTCCGCCGCCCTTTTGCCAATACCTTCGGGCTCATCTCCACGGCGCACGGGTTGACGACCTTCGTCAAGAAGGGCGGGACCGTATCGTGGCCCTGTCGCTCACGACCAAAGCAGGTCCCCAACGATTGATTGCAGAACTGACCGGCAACCGAGCCAATCTTCTGGTGCTTGATTTTGAACGACGGCTGTTGAGAGATCTGAATCGTTCGACCGACATGTATGGCACACCATACCAAACACCGGCTCTTTCAGCCGGTGCCGGACCACGGGAACGAGACACCCGTTTCGCAGCCGATGCGCACGGGCCGTGCGGCTTATCCGCCGCAATTGAATCCTACTATGACGAGAAAGAATCGACGGACAACTCGGCCGCCGTCCGAGACGCCCGCGCAAACCAGATCAGAAAAGCGATCAAGAAACAGGGGCGGCGCGTGGAGGCCTGGCGAAGCGACCTCGTTAAAGCGGAGAAATATCGCCATTATGCCCGCTATGGAGAATTGTTGAAGGCCAACCTGGGCACGATCAAGAAAGGGCTGGAGTCGATCGTTGTCGTCGACTACTTCGATGAGGCCCTGCCCCAACTCACGATCCCGCTCGATCCGACGAAGTCTGCTCAAGGCAATATGGACGACTATTTCCGCAAACAACGGAAGCACGCGACAGCGGAGCGAGAACTGCTTCCTCGGATTGCACGGGGAGAAGCCGAGATCGATGCGCTCCGCCGGGAGCTCTCCGCCATCGAGCAAGGAACCTGGCAACCGGCACCGGTCAAACCGTCAACCACTGCGCCCACTCGGCAACGGGATCGATTGACAGCGAACGAACGGCCGGAAGAACGGCGCGGCCCCTTTCGCCGCTTCACCTCATCGGATGGGCTCCCGATCTTTGTGGGACGGAATGCACGGGAGAACGACGAATTGACCTTCGGCCTCGCCAAAAGTGACGACCTCTGGCTCCATGCTCGCGGCACACCGGGATCCCATGTGGTCGTGCGCCTCGAAAAGGGCAGCGACCCGCCACCGGAAACCATCCGGGACGCCGCAACATTGGCGTTACTTTATAGCGACCTCAAGAAAAGCGGAAAAGGCGAGGTGATCTATACGCGGCGCAAGTGGGTGAAGAAAGCCAAGGGTCAGGCGCCCGGCGCCGTCACAGTGACCCAAGATAAGTCTCTCCATGTCAGTCTGGATAAAAAACGGCTGGATGCCCTTAAGACCCGCTCAGCTCAGGATTAA
- a CDS encoding HEXXH motif-containing putative peptide modification protein, whose translation MLLFDSPSLIALNLELRLSMRKLLQDLGRELQDDYAELASQLVFPADYVQFLSRRLKAEDLSNWKVVGWIESLNDCVYFLDIWQQWRTESDRREFAEQLFAECQEKFFENSYLDELFPKGKPQVTGLDGRLARLCKRLAQDIAQEALWLDPAAATAWCRMGKKVPWNVPGNLAQNFEKAEEAGAVPLGVAGDQCEAPPSLKRVLTRAKSRAVFRIDETGIALKVGRLLAPVWSAVGGQAQWHWAVRPTAEVLCTSYGAVTVGSTLMYGKDRQPKKVVPTDPKQAARIRRAWETIHTAWPEGHEVLALLTSRIIPLNAKGVVSFSYRHRPGLSFINCFDRDNLDLIDDLIHENSHHHLNLLLRKHVMYHGDRNQQIFYSPWRRSLRPLRGILHATFTFTMGALLFERLSSWAETKQGMKQWKAAGLTQRDLMRARFRCLEEIESVRYSIQDLEYAGGHLKWLTGSGARLVRQLEEQIGNAEAHILCHREAVMRSTFGPAIRRHIKELQQARQAFGPVRLGAV comes from the coding sequence GTGCTGCTATTCGATTCCCCATCGCTCATCGCACTGAATCTTGAACTTCGATTGTCCATGCGGAAGCTGCTCCAGGATCTCGGCCGGGAGTTGCAGGACGATTACGCTGAATTGGCATCACAGCTCGTGTTTCCAGCAGACTATGTGCAATTTCTCAGTCGCAGGTTGAAAGCTGAGGACTTGTCCAATTGGAAAGTCGTCGGGTGGATCGAGTCGCTGAACGATTGTGTGTACTTTCTGGATATTTGGCAGCAGTGGCGGACGGAGTCGGACCGCCGGGAGTTTGCCGAACAGCTGTTTGCTGAGTGTCAGGAAAAGTTTTTCGAAAATAGTTATCTCGACGAGCTGTTTCCCAAAGGTAAACCGCAGGTGACTGGTCTGGATGGCCGGCTCGCGCGGCTGTGCAAGCGACTGGCGCAGGATATTGCGCAAGAAGCCCTGTGGCTCGATCCCGCCGCTGCGACCGCCTGGTGCCGCATGGGCAAGAAGGTGCCGTGGAACGTGCCGGGCAACCTGGCGCAGAACTTTGAAAAAGCGGAGGAGGCCGGTGCCGTACCCCTTGGAGTCGCAGGGGATCAATGCGAAGCGCCGCCTTCTCTGAAGCGTGTCCTGACGCGCGCAAAAAGCCGTGCGGTCTTTCGCATCGATGAGACTGGGATTGCCTTGAAAGTCGGGCGACTACTTGCCCCGGTCTGGTCTGCTGTCGGCGGGCAGGCTCAATGGCATTGGGCGGTGCGTCCGACCGCTGAAGTTCTGTGTACCTCATATGGCGCAGTGACCGTCGGATCCACCCTCATGTATGGCAAAGACCGTCAGCCGAAGAAGGTGGTTCCGACAGACCCGAAGCAGGCCGCACGGATCCGGCGGGCCTGGGAAACGATTCATACGGCATGGCCTGAAGGGCATGAGGTCCTGGCGCTGTTGACCTCGCGGATTATTCCGCTCAACGCGAAGGGCGTCGTCAGTTTCAGTTACCGCCATCGTCCCGGCCTCTCCTTCATCAATTGTTTCGACCGTGACAATCTCGACCTTATCGACGATCTGATTCACGAGAACAGCCACCACCACTTGAATCTGCTCCTGCGCAAACACGTCATGTATCACGGCGACCGCAATCAGCAGATCTTTTATTCGCCCTGGCGCCGGAGCCTGCGCCCATTGCGCGGGATTCTGCACGCGACCTTTACCTTCACCATGGGGGCGCTGCTGTTCGAGCGGCTCTCGTCGTGGGCCGAGACGAAGCAGGGAATGAAGCAGTGGAAAGCGGCCGGATTAACGCAGCGCGATCTCATGCGGGCGCGCTTTCGCTGCCTTGAAGAGATCGAATCAGTCCGCTACTCGATTCAGGATCTGGAATATGCCGGCGGGCATCTGAAGTGGTTGACCGGATCCGGCGCACGTTTAGTGAGGCAGCTGGAAGAGCAGATCGGGAATGCCGAAGCGCACATCCTCTGCCACCGCGAAGCGGTCATGCGCTCCACGTTCGGCCCCGCCATCCGGCGCCACATCAAGGAGCTTCAGCAGGCCCGCCAAGCCTTCGGGCCGGTGCGGTTGGGGGCGGTGTAA
- a CDS encoding type II toxin-antitoxin system death-on-curing family toxin, whose protein sequence is MADTEFYPDVFSKAAVLLDGLTRNHPFLDGNKRISIATAALFLEVNGYRVTTTNTDLEGFTIHVTTMEPGLDQITKWFRDKTVRIARR, encoded by the coding sequence ATCGCTGATACTGAGTTCTATCCAGACGTGTTCAGTAAGGCCGCGGTTTTACTGGATGGGCTGACGAGAAATCATCCCTTTCTCGATGGGAATAAACGGATCAGTATTGCGACCGCCGCCCTGTTTCTGGAAGTGAACGGCTATCGCGTGACTACGACGAATACTGATTTGGAAGGGTTTACAATACATGTGACGACGATGGAGCCAGGCCTTGATCAGATTACCAAGTGGTTCAGAGACAAAACCGTTCGAATCGCCCGGCGTTGA
- a CDS encoding ribbon-helix-helix protein, CopG family has product MATVTISLSDEEMRRLEVLGKREGLTVEQIVRLGIMDFIGQPDDAFRATAMRVMEKNTEPYRRLS; this is encoded by the coding sequence ATGGCAACGGTCACGATTTCTCTTTCAGATGAAGAAATGCGGCGATTGGAGGTATTGGGTAAACGCGAGGGGCTGACGGTCGAGCAGATCGTGCGCCTCGGCATCATGGACTTCATTGGTCAGCCTGATGACGCATTCCGTGCCACTGCCATGCGGGTGATGGAGAAGAATACCGAACCCTACCGCCGCCTTTCGTGA
- a CDS encoding PKD domain-containing protein — protein sequence MTRQPWIRSLYLLTLAVGSLLSADPTFAFKIAAPADGATLKSGQAVTVTVDLGADSGIVKVRYYWYGEQAETLVQQDDSEVSIMPQQDRLSDDRFSRKDSISGAPVVAVAALSSSSDQTPPFGGSLKVPQEAIGLMRLLAVAEISRGRLGTRTVFDEVMVKVEPEAALQTIDFETDKPLQLGRTGQSSAFGHVDSLGKVFELPVVGEFADGVVRPLASPASGTSYQSANPAVIKVLSGGMLQIVGNGKTILTVTNRGKQASLDIHVTVNDEPNEPPVADAGKNKTVKAGTKVKLSGLNSSDAEGEALYYSWSQVRGSKVPLLDVNGPEASFQAPHVSEPRTYRFKLRVTDKKGADSLPAFVDVVVEP from the coding sequence GTGACGCGTCAACCGTGGATTCGAAGCCTGTACCTCTTGACCTTGGCTGTCGGCAGCCTGCTGTCAGCAGACCCAACCTTTGCGTTTAAAATCGCGGCCCCGGCCGACGGCGCCACGCTGAAATCCGGTCAAGCCGTCACCGTCACAGTCGATCTGGGCGCAGACAGCGGCATCGTGAAGGTCCGTTACTACTGGTACGGGGAACAGGCCGAGACCCTCGTGCAGCAGGACGACTCCGAGGTGTCGATCATGCCCCAGCAAGATAGGCTGAGCGATGATCGCTTCTCCCGGAAAGACAGCATCTCCGGCGCCCCGGTGGTCGCCGTCGCCGCCCTCTCCTCCAGTTCGGACCAAACGCCGCCGTTCGGCGGCTCCCTGAAAGTTCCACAGGAAGCGATCGGACTGATGCGCCTGCTGGCCGTCGCAGAAATTTCACGTGGACGTTTGGGAACTCGCACCGTGTTCGACGAAGTCATGGTGAAGGTTGAGCCGGAAGCGGCCCTGCAGACGATCGACTTCGAGACGGACAAACCGTTGCAACTGGGACGCACAGGGCAGTCATCGGCCTTCGGCCATGTCGATTCGCTGGGCAAGGTCTTCGAACTTCCAGTCGTCGGCGAGTTCGCCGACGGAGTCGTGCGGCCGCTCGCCTCGCCGGCCAGCGGCACCAGCTACCAGAGCGCTAACCCCGCCGTCATCAAGGTCCTGAGCGGTGGAATGCTGCAAATCGTCGGCAACGGCAAGACGATCCTGACCGTGACCAATCGCGGCAAACAGGCATCGCTCGACATCCATGTGACCGTGAACGATGAGCCCAACGAACCACCGGTCGCTGATGCAGGCAAGAACAAAACGGTGAAGGCTGGAACGAAGGTGAAGCTGAGCGGGTTGAACAGCAGCGATGCGGAAGGCGAAGCGCTCTACTATTCGTGGAGCCAAGTCCGCGGCAGTAAAGTGCCGCTCCTCGATGTGAATGGCCCCGAAGCCTCCTTCCAAGCTCCCCACGTCTCCGAGCCCCGCACCTATCGATTCAAGCTACGCGTGACGGATAAGAAGGGGGCAGATAGCCTGCCGGCGTTTGTAGATGTGGTGGTCGAGCCGTGA